A window from Flammeovirgaceae bacterium encodes these proteins:
- a CDS encoding DUF2279 domain-containing protein, with translation MLATRAATLRPGGTGKSLILLVVLLAALHSGAQATYPDTLDHKKLNKLIIGAAAGYTVGMTALGQAWYSGFDKQSFRFFNDAKEWYQVDKAGHFFGAFQLGGLGSHALRRAGLAKGKADVAGTLASFALMGSIEIFDGHSAGYGASVSDLLANAMGASFFLGQQILWDETRIYPKFSFHTTYLANQRPEVLGSNFGEQVLKDYNGQTYWLSVDMDRFGHFPKWLNLALGYGAHDFLYASRGANLAQGLSPYRQYYLSVDFDLTGIPTRSKAVKTLIYLVNMIKLPSPTLEFSNKRVRAHAFYF, from the coding sequence ATGTTGGCAACTAGGGCCGCTACCCTACGCCCAGGAGGCACCGGAAAGTCCCTTATCCTGCTGGTGGTATTGCTGGCAGCGCTACACTCCGGGGCACAGGCCACCTACCCGGACACCCTTGACCACAAAAAACTAAACAAGCTTATCATTGGCGCTGCGGCAGGCTACACCGTGGGCATGACGGCCCTGGGCCAGGCCTGGTACAGCGGGTTTGACAAACAGTCCTTTCGTTTCTTCAATGATGCCAAAGAATGGTACCAGGTGGACAAGGCGGGGCATTTTTTTGGGGCTTTCCAATTGGGCGGCCTCGGCTCCCATGCCTTAAGGCGGGCGGGCCTGGCCAAAGGAAAAGCGGACGTGGCAGGCACGCTGGCCAGCTTTGCTTTAATGGGGTCCATAGAAATCTTCGATGGGCATTCGGCAGGGTATGGGGCCTCAGTTTCAGACCTTCTGGCAAATGCAATGGGGGCTTCGTTTTTCCTGGGCCAGCAAATCCTTTGGGACGAAACCAGGATTTATCCCAAATTTTCCTTCCACACCACCTACCTGGCCAACCAAAGGCCGGAGGTGCTGGGCAGCAATTTCGGGGAGCAGGTACTTAAGGACTATAACGGCCAAACCTACTGGTTGTCGGTGGACATGGACCGGTTTGGCCATTTTCCAAAATGGCTCAACCTCGCCCTTGGGTATGGGGCACATGATTTCCTCTATGCTTCCAGGGGGGCTAACCTTGCGCAAGGCCTCAGCCCCTACCGGCAATACTACCTCAGCGTTGACTTCGATCTTACCGGCATCCCTACACGGTCAAAGGCGGTAAAAACCCTCATATACCTCGTGAATATGATAAAATTGCCATCCCCCACCCTTGAATTTTCCAACAAAAGGGTAAGGGCCCATGCTTTCTATTTCTAG
- a CDS encoding sigma-54-dependent Fis family transcriptional regulator gives MPKVLLIEDEASIRTVLKEIITDQKELKLTVDEARDGAEGLAMLEDGHYDLVFCDIKMPKMDGMEVLQKAREKGIGSTFIMVSAHGTTEMAVDATKMGAYDFLQKPPDLNRLLITLRNALDKTHLVAETKTLKKKIAHKLDMVGESEAITQVKEMIEKVAPTDARVLITGPNGSGKELVARWVHEKSHRASAPFVEVNCAAIPSELIESELFGHEKGSFTSAIKQRIGKFEQADNGTLFLDEIGDMGPSAQAKVLRALQENKITRVGGDKDIAINVRVLAATNKDLKKAISENKFREDLYHRLGVIIIKVPALNERREDIPLLVDKFLNDLALEQGSKPKTMDAKALKEIQNYNWTGNIRELRNVVERLTIMSEGKIGLEEVKKYL, from the coding sequence ATGCCCAAAGTATTGCTCATTGAAGACGAGGCCAGTATCCGCACCGTGCTCAAGGAAATCATTACCGACCAGAAAGAACTCAAGCTAACGGTTGACGAAGCCAGGGATGGGGCCGAGGGGCTGGCCATGCTGGAAGACGGCCATTACGACCTTGTTTTTTGTGATATCAAAATGCCGAAAATGGACGGGATGGAAGTTTTGCAAAAGGCCAGGGAGAAGGGGATTGGCAGCACCTTTATTATGGTTTCGGCACACGGCACAACGGAGATGGCGGTGGATGCCACCAAAATGGGCGCCTATGATTTTTTGCAAAAGCCGCCCGACCTCAACCGCCTCCTGATCACGCTCAGGAATGCATTGGACAAAACCCACCTGGTGGCGGAAACCAAAACGCTTAAAAAGAAAATCGCCCATAAGCTGGACATGGTGGGCGAATCGGAAGCAATCACGCAGGTAAAGGAGATGATCGAAAAAGTGGCCCCCACCGATGCGCGCGTCCTGATCACCGGGCCCAATGGTTCTGGAAAGGAATTGGTGGCGCGCTGGGTCCATGAAAAGAGCCACCGTGCCAGCGCCCCTTTTGTGGAGGTCAACTGTGCCGCCATCCCATCAGAGCTCATTGAAAGTGAATTGTTCGGGCATGAGAAGGGCTCCTTCACCTCGGCCATAAAACAACGCATCGGCAAATTTGAACAAGCCGACAACGGGACCTTGTTCTTGGACGAAATTGGCGACATGGGGCCCTCCGCACAGGCCAAGGTGCTGAGGGCCCTGCAGGAAAACAAAATCACCCGGGTGGGCGGGGACAAGGACATTGCCATCAACGTGAGGGTATTGGCCGCTACCAATAAAGACCTGAAAAAAGCAATTTCAGAAAACAAGTTCAGGGAGGACCTCTACCACCGGTTGGGCGTGATCATCATAAAAGTGCCGGCATTGAACGAGCGGAGGGAAGACATTCCCCTTTTGGTGGACAAGTTTTTGAACGACCTCGCTTTGGAGCAGGGCTCCAAACCAAAAACCATGGACGCCAAAGCACTAAAAGAAATCCAAAATTACAACTGGACCGGAAATATCAGGGAGTTGAGGAATGTAGTCGAGAGACTTACAATAATGAGCGAGGGGAAAATCGGATTGGAAGAGGTGAAAAAATACCTCTGA
- a CDS encoding acyl transferase, with translation MHTLKSFEKDLSTVNEGNFENIALRLFRLQARGNKVYNTYLTYLGVNIEGVTRLEQVPFLPISFFKDQMVVTGTWKPQTVFYSSSTTGATPSKHYVRDLGAYLQNCTRIFERFYGPLVDFHFLALLPSYLERKGSSLVAMAGHFMENSHSPLSSFYLSNVQDLLKVLEKANRLDRKTILLGVSFALMDLADKREMDLGNCMIMETGGMKGRREEVTREELHGYLCGRWNARAIHSEYGMTELFSQAYAPERGYFKTPPGMKVMVRGINDPFEYLGTGRTGGINVVDLSNIYTCAFVETQDLGRIRQDGSFEVLGRIDNSDIRGCNLLAG, from the coding sequence TTGCACACTTTAAAAAGTTTTGAGAAGGATTTATCCACTGTCAACGAAGGCAATTTTGAAAATATTGCGTTGCGGTTGTTCCGGTTGCAGGCAAGGGGGAACAAGGTGTACAACACCTACCTCACCTATTTAGGGGTAAATATCGAAGGGGTAACGCGGTTGGAACAGGTGCCCTTTCTTCCCATATCATTCTTTAAGGACCAAATGGTGGTGACGGGCACATGGAAACCACAAACCGTTTTTTACAGCAGCTCCACTACCGGGGCCACCCCCAGCAAACATTATGTCAGGGACCTGGGCGCCTACCTACAAAACTGCACCCGTATTTTTGAAAGGTTTTACGGGCCGCTGGTGGATTTTCATTTCCTGGCCTTGCTGCCATCTTATCTGGAAAGGAAAGGTTCTTCGCTGGTGGCGATGGCGGGCCATTTTATGGAAAACAGCCACTCGCCCCTTTCTTCTTTCTACCTTTCCAATGTACAGGACCTGCTGAAGGTATTGGAAAAAGCAAACCGGTTGGACCGGAAAACAATTTTGCTGGGGGTGTCGTTTGCCCTGATGGACCTGGCGGACAAACGGGAGATGGACCTGGGCAATTGCATGATAATGGAAACCGGAGGGATGAAGGGCAGGAGGGAAGAGGTCACCCGTGAGGAGTTGCATGGCTATTTGTGCGGCCGGTGGAATGCCAGGGCCATCCATTCGGAATATGGAATGACGGAGCTTTTTTCACAAGCCTATGCCCCGGAAAGGGGTTACTTCAAAACGCCCCCCGGGATGAAGGTAATGGTCCGGGGCATCAACGACCCCTTTGAATACCTGGGAACGGGTAGGACGGGGGGCATAAATGTGGTCGATTTATCAAATATTTATACCTGTGCTTTCGTTGAAACCCAGGATTTAGGTAGGATTCGGCAAGATGGTAGTTTTGAGGTACTTGGGCGCATCGACAACTCTGATATCCGGGGCTGCAACCTACTGGCCGGATAG
- a CDS encoding transketolase, translating into MGKAKFGIFGDGKEVAQIAMAKVFRNGDHRSGYYRDQTFMFAIGELSLQQYFAQLYAHTDVEAEPASAGRSMNGHFGTRMIDENGGFKNLSKLKNSSADISPTAGQMPRLLGLAYASKLFRENPLLHPYTSLSSKGNEIAFGTIGNASTSEGVFFEAINGAGVLQVPMLMSVWDDEYGISVPAKYQTTKGSISKILQGFQRAKGEKGFEIIVAKGWDYDGLCKAYVQAEKVCRNEHVPVLLHVAQLTQPQGHSTSGSHERYKDKDRLAWEKEHDCIRKMREWIVEEGIAHPDELDAIEREARATAKAAKDAAWKAFNQDIQQAQQPLSVILGKLADADEGIRPIKEELDTTLNPLRLDAVKAAKRALRLVRGQESEARNELLAWVRKNDGDNWERYSSCLYSRSGQSALHVPPIAPEYSEASPLLDGREILQACFDKALERDPRVFAIGEDVGKIGDVNQAFAGLQKKYGELRVTDTGIREATIIGQGIGAALRGLRPIAEIQYLDYLLYAIQVLSDDLACLQYRTKGGQKAPLIIRTRGHRLEGVWHSGSPMGMILNSLRGIYVLVPRDMTQAAGFYNTMLQSDDPALIIECLNGYRLKEKLPDNVGTFSVPLGIPETLKEGNDITIVTYGSMCRIVMDAVSELENIGISCEVIDVQTLLPFDRHHAIVESVKKTNRVVFADEDVPGGATAYMMQKTLEEQDAYRYLDSKPVCITAKEHRPAYGSDGDYFSKPNAEEVFDKVYEIMGEAKPDRFPPLY; encoded by the coding sequence ATGGGCAAGGCCAAGTTTGGCATTTTTGGGGATGGCAAAGAGGTGGCCCAGATTGCCATGGCCAAGGTTTTTCGCAATGGGGACCACAGGTCGGGGTACTACCGGGACCAAACCTTTATGTTCGCCATTGGCGAGCTTTCCCTACAGCAGTATTTTGCGCAGTTGTATGCCCATACCGATGTGGAGGCCGAACCGGCTTCCGCTGGGCGCTCGATGAACGGGCACTTCGGCACCCGGATGATTGATGAAAATGGCGGTTTTAAAAACCTTTCAAAACTAAAAAACAGCAGTGCCGATATTTCGCCAACGGCCGGGCAAATGCCAAGGCTTTTGGGCCTGGCCTATGCCTCCAAGTTGTTTAGGGAAAACCCATTGTTGCACCCCTATACTTCGCTCTCCAGCAAAGGAAACGAAATTGCCTTTGGCACCATAGGGAATGCCTCTACCTCCGAAGGCGTTTTTTTTGAGGCCATCAATGGGGCGGGGGTGCTCCAGGTGCCCATGCTGATGTCGGTCTGGGACGATGAGTACGGTATTTCCGTTCCGGCAAAATACCAGACCACCAAGGGCAGCATCTCCAAAATTTTGCAGGGCTTTCAACGGGCGAAGGGGGAGAAGGGCTTTGAAATTATTGTGGCAAAAGGTTGGGACTACGATGGCCTTTGCAAGGCCTACGTGCAGGCAGAAAAGGTTTGCAGGAACGAACACGTGCCGGTGTTGCTGCATGTTGCCCAACTCACCCAACCGCAGGGCCACAGCACTTCCGGCTCTCACGAAAGGTATAAGGACAAGGACCGGTTGGCATGGGAAAAGGAGCACGATTGCATCCGAAAGATGCGGGAGTGGATAGTGGAGGAAGGGATTGCCCACCCGGACGAACTGGATGCCATTGAGAGGGAAGCCCGGGCAACGGCCAAAGCGGCCAAAGATGCCGCCTGGAAGGCTTTCAACCAGGATATCCAGCAGGCCCAACAGCCCCTTTCCGTCATTTTGGGCAAACTTGCCGATGCCGATGAGGGGATAAGGCCAATCAAAGAGGAACTGGACACCACCCTTAACCCGTTGCGGTTGGATGCCGTTAAGGCCGCCAAACGCGCGTTGCGCCTGGTCCGTGGCCAGGAATCCGAAGCCAGGAACGAATTGCTGGCATGGGTCAGGAAAAACGATGGTGACAACTGGGAGAGGTACAGCTCTTGCCTGTACAGCCGGTCGGGGCAGTCGGCCTTGCACGTTCCGCCCATCGCGCCCGAATATTCCGAGGCCTCCCCTTTGCTGGATGGCCGGGAAATACTGCAGGCTTGTTTTGACAAGGCTTTGGAAAGGGACCCCCGGGTGTTTGCCATAGGGGAAGACGTGGGGAAGATCGGGGATGTCAACCAGGCCTTTGCCGGGCTACAAAAAAAGTATGGGGAGTTAAGGGTGACCGATACCGGAATAAGGGAGGCCACCATCATAGGGCAGGGCATAGGGGCTGCGTTGAGGGGCCTAAGGCCTATTGCGGAGATCCAATACCTGGACTACCTGCTTTACGCCATCCAGGTACTAAGCGATGACCTGGCATGTTTGCAGTACAGGACCAAGGGCGGGCAAAAGGCCCCGTTGATCATCAGGACCAGGGGGCACCGGCTGGAGGGCGTATGGCACTCGGGATCGCCTATGGGGATGATCCTCAACAGCCTGCGGGGGATTTACGTGCTGGTGCCCAGGGACATGACCCAGGCAGCAGGCTTTTACAACACCATGCTTCAGTCTGACGATCCGGCCTTGATCATCGAATGCCTGAACGGGTACAGGCTAAAGGAAAAACTTCCCGATAACGTAGGGACGTTCAGTGTGCCCCTGGGCATACCGGAAACGCTAAAGGAAGGCAACGACATTACCATTGTTACGTATGGGTCGATGTGCCGGATTGTAATGGATGCCGTAAGTGAATTGGAAAATATAGGGATATCCTGTGAGGTAATTGATGTGCAAACACTTCTTCCCTTTGACCGCCACCATGCAATAGTGGAATCCGTAAAAAAGACCAACCGGGTTGTTTTTGCCGATGAGGACGTTCCGGGCGGGGCCACCGCTTACATGATGCAAAAAACCCTGGAGGAGCAGGATGCCTACCGGTATTTGGACTCCAAACCCGTATGCATCACGGCCAAAGAGCATCGGCCTGCCTATGGGTCGGATGGCGATTATTTTTCCAAGCCCAATGCCGAAGAAGTTTTTGACAAGGTGTACGAAATAATGGGCGAAGCCAAGCCCGACCGGTTCCCACCGCTTTATTAA
- a CDS encoding gamma-glutamylcyclotransferase, whose protein sequence is MAGTNLYAFYGSLRRGMANYNIYRYGLKYIETRRVFGYELLTLGKYPYAVKSPHPSCSIVVEIFEVENENVRKAIHQMEGEAGYVLVPIEVDGKRVGIYLFERAGNELRVNGGDWVKFFGTGGK, encoded by the coding sequence ATGGCAGGGACAAACCTATATGCTTTTTATGGCTCGCTCCGCAGGGGCATGGCAAATTACAATATTTACCGGTATGGTTTAAAGTACATTGAGACAAGGCGGGTTTTCGGGTACGAACTCCTCACTTTGGGCAAATACCCGTACGCAGTGAAGTCCCCCCATCCGTCCTGTTCGATTGTGGTGGAAATCTTTGAAGTTGAAAATGAAAACGTGCGAAAGGCCATCCATCAGATGGAAGGGGAGGCAGGCTATGTGTTGGTGCCGATTGAAGTGGACGGCAAAAGGGTAGGCATCTATTTATTTGAACGCGCTGGAAACGAATTAAGGGTAAATGGTGGCGACTGGGTCAAATTCTTTGGCACTGGCGGGAAATAA
- the ald gene encoding alanine dehydrogenase gives MIVGVPKEIKNNENRVALTPAGSQELTKSGHTVYVQSTAGVGSGFSDEDYQGAGAKILSTAKEVYEVAEMIMKVKEPIEPEYKLIKKDQLVFTYFHFASYEPLTKAMIETGAVCLAYETVEKDRGLPLLVPMSEVAGRMAIQEGAKYLEKPLKGRGILLGGVPGVMPAKVLVLGGGVVGTNAAKIAAGMGADVIIADVNLNRLRYLDDVMPKNVSTMASNEYVIRELVKTHDLIIGAVLIPGAKAPKLISRDMLKTMRPGTVLVDVAVDQGGCIETCKPTTHEDPTFIIDDVVHYCVANMPGAVPYTSTLALTNATLPYALKLANQGWKKACLANEDLKLGLNVIQGKVVYKAVANAFNLPYTPVEEFLK, from the coding sequence ATGATAGTTGGAGTCCCAAAAGAAATAAAGAACAACGAGAACAGGGTGGCCCTCACCCCTGCCGGGTCACAAGAATTGACCAAAAGCGGCCATACCGTATATGTACAATCCACCGCGGGCGTAGGAAGCGGTTTTAGCGATGAAGATTACCAGGGCGCTGGCGCTAAGATACTTTCCACTGCAAAAGAAGTGTATGAGGTGGCCGAAATGATCATGAAGGTAAAGGAGCCTATTGAGCCCGAGTACAAGCTGATCAAAAAGGACCAACTGGTCTTCACCTATTTCCACTTTGCTTCCTACGAACCGTTGACCAAGGCGATGATTGAAACCGGTGCGGTTTGCCTTGCTTACGAAACGGTGGAAAAGGACAGGGGGCTGCCCTTGCTTGTGCCCATGTCGGAAGTGGCGGGGCGGATGGCCATCCAGGAGGGCGCCAAGTACCTGGAAAAGCCCTTAAAGGGGCGTGGGATCCTGTTGGGGGGCGTGCCCGGGGTGATGCCTGCCAAGGTCCTTGTGCTGGGCGGTGGCGTGGTGGGCACCAATGCGGCCAAAATTGCCGCGGGAATGGGCGCGGACGTTATCATCGCGGACGTCAACCTCAACCGCCTCCGCTACCTCGATGATGTGATGCCCAAGAACGTCAGCACGATGGCCTCCAATGAATACGTCATCCGTGAGTTAGTGAAAACCCACGACCTGATCATCGGGGCGGTATTGATCCCTGGCGCCAAGGCACCGAAGCTGATCTCCAGGGACATGCTCAAGACCATGCGGCCTGGCACCGTACTGGTGGATGTGGCCGTTGACCAGGGTGGCTGCATCGAAACCTGCAAGCCCACCACCCATGAAGACCCGACCTTTATCATTGACGATGTGGTCCACTATTGTGTGGCCAACATGCCAGGGGCAGTACCGTATACCTCCACCCTGGCCCTTACCAATGCCACGCTCCCTTATGCCCTCAAGCTGGCCAACCAGGGATGGAAAAAGGCATGCCTTGCCAACGAAGATTTGAAGTTGGGGCTGAACGTGATACAGGGCAAAGTGGTGTACAAAGCCGTTGCCAATGCCTTCAACCTGCCCTATACCCCTGTTGAAGAATTTTTGAAGTAG
- a CDS encoding type I restriction enzyme HsdR N-terminal domain-containing protein, with protein MAPLNLPSIPAIVKKEQGKAWIFDAIRKKYVVLTPEEWVRQHFVHHLIKNHGYPKSLFRIEGSLTFNKLQKRSDILIRDREGRPWMLVECKSASIKLTQKAFNQIAVYNMTIGAKYLAVTNGMVHYCWRAPEWGQEAMFLDKFPEF; from the coding sequence GTGGCTCCCCTCAACCTTCCCTCCATTCCTGCCATTGTAAAAAAAGAACAGGGCAAAGCCTGGATATTTGATGCCATAAGGAAGAAATATGTGGTGCTCACCCCCGAGGAGTGGGTACGGCAGCATTTTGTCCACCACCTGATCAAAAACCATGGCTATCCGAAGTCGTTGTTCAGGATTGAGGGGAGCCTTACCTTCAATAAATTGCAGAAGCGGTCGGATATCCTCATCAGGGACCGGGAAGGCCGGCCCTGGATGTTGGTGGAGTGCAAATCGGCTTCGATAAAATTGACCCAGAAGGCCTTCAACCAAATTGCCGTCTACAACATGACCATCGGGGCGAAGTACCTGGCTGTGACCAACGGGATGGTGCACTATTGTTGGCGTGCCCCGGAGTGGGGCCAGGAGGCGATGTTCCTGGACAAGTTCCCCGAATTTTGA
- a CDS encoding AMP nucleosidase, whose amino-acid sequence MKTKQEIVENWLPRYTGVALKDFGKDILLTNFDNYIHKFAQWHGVPVQGQDKAMLSATAEGITIINFGMGSPNAATIIDCLSAIRPNALLFLGKCGGLKKKNDIGDFILPIAAIRGEGTSNDYLPPEVPALPAFALQKAISTTIRDFSQDYWTGTIYTTNRRVWEWDEPFKEYLRKIRVMGIDMETATIFSTAFFNEIPAGALLLVSDQPMIAEGVKTELSDKEVTHAFVDLHLKIGIQSLKQLINKGITVKHLRY is encoded by the coding sequence ATGAAAACGAAACAAGAAATAGTGGAGAACTGGCTGCCCCGGTATACCGGAGTGGCCCTGAAAGACTTTGGCAAGGACATCCTGTTGACGAATTTCGACAATTACATCCACAAGTTTGCCCAATGGCACGGGGTGCCGGTACAAGGCCAGGACAAGGCCATGCTCAGTGCTACCGCAGAAGGCATTACCATTATCAATTTTGGAATGGGGAGCCCCAATGCCGCCACCATTATCGATTGCCTGTCGGCCATCAGGCCCAATGCGCTGCTCTTTCTCGGCAAGTGCGGGGGGTTAAAAAAGAAGAACGATATCGGTGACTTCATCCTTCCCATTGCCGCGATCCGCGGGGAGGGCACCTCCAACGACTATTTGCCACCCGAAGTGCCTGCCCTGCCGGCATTTGCCCTCCAGAAGGCCATATCCACCACCATAAGGGACTTCAGCCAGGACTACTGGACGGGCACCATCTACACCACCAACAGGCGGGTATGGGAATGGGATGAACCTTTTAAAGAATACCTTAGGAAAATAAGGGTAATGGGCATCGATATGGAAACGGCCACCATATTTTCCACTGCCTTTTTCAATGAAATACCTGCCGGGGCCTTGTTGCTGGTTTCTGACCAGCCCATGATCGCAGAGGGGGTAAAAACCGAGCTAAGCGACAAAGAAGTGACCCATGCCTTTGTTGACCTGCACCTAAAAATAGGGATCCAATCGCTCAAGCAACTGATCAACAAGGGCATTACCGTGAAGCACCTGCGGTATTAG